From the Lactobacillus sp. PV034 genome, the window CCAAAGTAAATATCACGACCGCACTACCATAAATTAAAAATATTTTAGTGCCATTTTCAGCAATATCGAATTTGATGACAAAATAAAAAATAATTGAATTGATGATCATTGAAAAAGCAAGAAGACTTGCATGTTTTCCCGTAATTGCTACTAGCAAACTTAAAACTAAAGTAATTGCAAAAATTACAACCCAATCTCTTTTTGGACTCATCAATTTTGCTTTTTTATTAATAAAGGAAAGTACCACTCTTTCATGGGGATAATATTTTTGGCTCATTGCCTGTGAAGGCGAATATGTATTGCTTAGGGAATAAATTTTTCCCTTATTTTTTCCCGACAACACTTTTATATGAAGAGTTTGCGTACGCACTTCATCTTTATTTTGATAATTATCTTCAGTCTTATTAACTAGCTCATCTTTAATGTGACTATCAGTGATTACTCCAATTGGCTTATCAGTAAAACTAGTTGAAAAATATATCCAAACAGTTAATCCTAATCCAATAAAGAAAATTATTAAACTAATCCACGTTTTTGTTTTAATATGCAAGATTATTTTGGCCTCGTTTATTATAGTTTATGCTAATATAGTAGCATCAATTTAAGCAGTAAATTTTAAATTTTAACTAAAGTCTACTTGTTAATTATAAGGTTGGTATGAAATGGAATTAATGAATTCAGCATTTACCTTGGCATTAGCATCTGCCATAAGCATAATTATTGCCCAGGCATTATCTCGAATTTCTGTCAATTATATTAGTATGATCATTGGTATTATCATTGCTTTAATTCCCTTACTTAATGATCAAGTTGCTCCATTTGATTCTCACGTCTTCATGGAATTAATTGTGGCACCTCTTTTGTTCTTTGAAGGACAAAAAACTCATATTCATAATATTCGAAAAAATATTTATCGTATTTTAGGCATTACGGTAATTATGGTTGTGATCGCCTTAATTGTTGGTGGTTTCGCTGCTGCTTGGATTGGAAGTTTAAGTTTACCCATAGCCTTTATCATTAGCAGTATTAGTACCCCAACTGATGCCACAGCTACTCAATCAGTTACCGAAGGATTAAGAGTTCCACGTAGAGTTAATGCTTCTTTAAAAGCTGAATCACTCTTTAATGATGCATCTGGAATTATTTTACTTAATATGGCATTGCTGTGGTTTACTAATGGCTATATTAATTATGGCCAAACAATATTTCAATTTCTCTATGCTTCAATTGGTGGTGCCCTAGCAGGACTTATTTTGGCCTGGGTTATTGTGATTTTTCGGCAATTTTTGGTCCGTACTCGTTTTAATTCATTAAATGCCCAAAATATTCTTTATATTTTTACACCTTTTATTATTTATATCATTGCCGAACACTTTAAATTTTCCGGTATCATCGCTGTGGTAGTGGCAGGGTTAATCCATAATGCCGAAACACAAGAAAGTTTACTAATTAACTCTCGCCAGATTCATATGGGGATTGACCTTAGAGACTTAATTTCAGAAATTTTCAACAGTATGGTTTTCGTTATTCTAGGAATTATGATGGTTAGAATTAGCCGCAATCGACTGTTTAATCATGCCGCCGGAACTTGGTTTTTGGTTGGCCTCGCTATTTACTTGGCTAACGTAATTGTTCGTTACTTCTATAGCTTGCTAATGCTTAAATTTAATAATCGCGAGGCCGTTGTTTTCGCCCTTGGTGGGGTTCATGGAGCAGTGACCCTTGCCTTAGCTTTGACCCTTTCAGCTTCAACTTTAGGCAGTAGTAATTACAATATGGTTATTATGTCTGAGGGTGTGCTGATTTTACTAAGTATGTTAGTTGCGACTATTATTTTTCAATTTATTTTGCCTCATCTTCCTTCTGAACACGAAGCATTAAAGGCTGTCAATAAAATTAGAAGTGAGATGGTTAAACAAGCTTTAGTAGAAATTCATCATATGTATTTGCCTGCTCGGGTCCGCCGTTACGTTATCTACATGTTATTAACTCAAAAACGTTCAATTTCAACCCGTGAATCACTTAAAACTCTGATTAAGTCACTTAATCAACCAACTTTTACTGACCAAGAAGAATACTTAATGCGTCTCGCCTTTTTTAGGGCATTTGCGATTGAACGTAATTATCTAGAAACAATCAGTCAAAAAAATAAAGAGTACGAAGATTATCTTCGTGATTTATATGACAATATTTTATTAGCTCAATCATTAATTATCGAACCTTATGATGAAGACTAAGATATAGAAAAACTCCTGAATTATTAATTTCAGGAGTTTTTTCTTATTTAAAAAATTTTTCCCACCAGTGTCTTTTTTGTGGAATTTGCATATCAGCAAGAGTCCGATGAACATTTTGTTGCGCACGTTTTTCTTGATTTTCTCGTGCCTTACGCAAAATTTCTTCATGAATATCTTCTGCTTTTGTTTCTTCAATAACCTGGTCCTTTTCTTCTGGTTGCTCATTACTTACTATTCCAGAAATATCAGGCATTGCAGCAATCTTAGGGTCAATTTCTTGATCTTTTTTTGTATCAGTTTCTGGCTGGGCCAAACGATGATTTTGATCGATAAGCTGTTGATTTTGCTTTTCTACACGCGTGACTTGGGCTTGTAAGGCTTGAATCGCTTCATTTTGACTAGCAATTGTTTGCTGTAACATTTGTAGTAAATTAACTACTTGTTGTGCATCAATACTAGTATTTAATTGAGTCTGCGGTTCGACCTCATTTTTAATTTTTTTAGTATCTGCTTCTGTTTTATCACTAATTGCAAAAATTTGTCGTGCAGCTTCTTGTAAGGTAATATCTTTTGTTTTAGCTAATTTTTTAAAAGCCTTTAATTCATCAATATTTTTATGGGTATAAAGACGAGATTTTTGCTTTGTTCGAGCATAATAAGATCTATTACTAGTTACCTTTTCTACAATTAAAGAATATTTTCTTAAGGTAGCCACACTTATTTTTAGTTCTTCAGCCACATCTGCAGGTGCTATTAGCTCTTCAAATTCACGCTTACTCACAGTTTAACTCCAACTTTCCTGATCCCTCTTAATCATGCTTATGTAACAAGGTCTTTTTATGGTTAAATCTTTCCATTCCCAAATTAATTAAACGAGTAATAAGTTCAGAATATGGAATCCCTACTTCTTCAAATAGCTTTGGGTACATACTAATATTAGTAAATCCAGGTAGGGCATTAACCTCAGTTAAGATAATTTTCTGATCTTCATCACGAAGCATAAAATCAGTTCTAGCTAATCCTGCACATTCAGTTGCTTGGTATACCTTTAAAGCATTTTTACGGACAGTTTCTACGATGCCTTCTGGAAGTTTAGCAGGAATTTGTAAGGTTGAAGTTGAACTATCATCATATTTATTTTCGTAAGTATAGAATGAATCTGATGCATTAATAATTTGACCAACACCAGCAACAATAGGCTTATCATTCCCCAATACCGCAGTTTCTACTTCACTACCATGTACAGTTTCTTCAACTAAAACTTTGTCATCATACTTAAAAGCTTCCGCTAATGCTTCTTGATATTCTTGGGCATTAGTTACATGGCTTACCCCAACAGAAGAACCTTGGTTTGAAGGTTTAACAAATAAATCTTTACCCAACTTTTCCGCAACATAATCATAGTTTACTTTTGAATTATCTTTTTCATCGTATTCAAAACGCTTGATTGAAATCCAGTCGGCTACAGGCACACCAACACGTTGGGCCAAAATTTTAGTCATTTCTTTATCCATCGTGACAGCTGCGCCTAAGATATCATCCCCAACAAATGGCTTATCTAGAATGCGGAACAACCCTTGTAAACCACCATCTTCTCCCAAATTACCATGCACAATTGGGAAAAAGATATCAATGTTTGGGCGGTCTTCAAGATTAGCTATATTTGAAATATTTGCTACCTTATGAGGGTTTTCAACTGTCATCTTAGGATTATCCAAAACCTTGCGTGAATCTTCATCGCCAGCTAAATAACCATCATTAGTAATCCACATTGGATAAACATCAAATTTGTTAGTATCAATAGCATTAAAAATATTATGGGCTGATTGAATGGATACCTCATATTCTGAAGAATTTCCACCAAAAACTAAGCCTACTGTTGTCTTGTTTGTCATTTTTTATCTCCTTAATAGTCCTCAAACTCTTATTATAAACAATGCAGTCCTACCTGTATCCACTTTTTTATTAAAAATTCTAA encodes:
- a CDS encoding cation:proton antiporter; translation: MELMNSAFTLALASAISIIIAQALSRISVNYISMIIGIIIALIPLLNDQVAPFDSHVFMELIVAPLLFFEGQKTHIHNIRKNIYRILGITVIMVVIALIVGGFAAAWIGSLSLPIAFIISSISTPTDATATQSVTEGLRVPRRVNASLKAESLFNDASGIILLNMALLWFTNGYINYGQTIFQFLYASIGGALAGLILAWVIVIFRQFLVRTRFNSLNAQNILYIFTPFIIYIIAEHFKFSGIIAVVVAGLIHNAETQESLLINSRQIHMGIDLRDLISEIFNSMVFVILGIMMVRISRNRLFNHAAGTWFLVGLAIYLANVIVRYFYSLLMLKFNNREAVVFALGGVHGAVTLALALTLSASTLGSSNYNMVIMSEGVLILLSMLVATIIFQFILPHLPSEHEALKAVNKIRSEMVKQALVEIHHMYLPARVRRYVIYMLLTQKRSISTRESLKTLIKSLNQPTFTDQEEYLMRLAFFRAFAIERNYLETISQKNKEYEDYLRDLYDNILLAQSLIIEPYDED
- a CDS encoding MerR family transcriptional regulator — protein: MSKREFEELIAPADVAEELKISVATLRKYSLIVEKVTSNRSYYARTKQKSRLYTHKNIDELKAFKKLAKTKDITLQEAARQIFAISDKTEADTKKIKNEVEPQTQLNTSIDAQQVVNLLQMLQQTIASQNEAIQALQAQVTRVEKQNQQLIDQNHRLAQPETDTKKDQEIDPKIAAMPDISGIVSNEQPEEKDQVIEETKAEDIHEEILRKARENQEKRAQQNVHRTLADMQIPQKRHWWEKFFK
- a CDS encoding D-alanine--D-alanine ligase family protein, with the translated sequence MTNKTTVGLVFGGNSSEYEVSIQSAHNIFNAIDTNKFDVYPMWITNDGYLAGDEDSRKVLDNPKMTVENPHKVANISNIANLEDRPNIDIFFPIVHGNLGEDGGLQGLFRILDKPFVGDDILGAAVTMDKEMTKILAQRVGVPVADWISIKRFEYDEKDNSKVNYDYVAEKLGKDLFVKPSNQGSSVGVSHVTNAQEYQEALAEAFKYDDKVLVEETVHGSEVETAVLGNDKPIVAGVGQIINASDSFYTYENKYDDSSTSTLQIPAKLPEGIVETVRKNALKVYQATECAGLARTDFMLRDEDQKIILTEVNALPGFTNISMYPKLFEEVGIPYSELITRLINLGMERFNHKKTLLHKHD